The sequence below is a genomic window from Sphingobacterium sp. ML3W.
TGCGACAGCTCATCTATGTGCTACTCTTCCAAATTTAGATTGGGGAACGGAGCTTTTTGGCCCATTATTATTAACAGATGATATCGTCAAAAAGCCAATCGTTTACCAAAACTATTCGTTGGAAATTCCTGAAGGTTCAGGACTAGGAGTCGAATTAGACATGAACAAAATTGAAAAATTTAAAAGAAAATAATTATGGTTTACGTAGTTGAAATGGATGTTAAGATTCCAGAAACTTGGAGTGAGGAAAAAATTTCAGATTATATAACACGCGAGAAAGCCTGTTCACAGGGACATCAGAATTCAGGAAAATGGGTTTATCTCTGGAGAGTAGCTGGCAAATATTCGAACATCAGCGTTTTAGATGTAGAAAGTCCGGATGAACTACACAGCATCATCAGCTCATTGCCTTTATTCCCATATATGACAATTAAAATAACGAGTATTTGCAAACATCCAAATGCCCTAAAAGATACATTGATTTAATAAAAAATATTTAAAAAAATAATCAGATTTCACATGAAAAGAATAGATCAAAAAATTATCGACCAAACCTTAGCATTAATTCAATCTTCGGAAAATGAAAATGCGGGAAATGAAAGAGTAAAAACGATTGTAAACCGTCTACTGAAAGACTTGTTCAATGCAATGGCTGATCTGGATATCACATCTGAAGAGATGTGGAAAGCTTGTGATTGGCTTACTCAAACTGGAAAAAACAATGAATATGGATTGGTATATGCTGGATTAGGCATTGAGAAATTTATAGACGTAATGATGGACTGGGAAGATGAGCAAGCTGGTATCGAAAATATAACTCCACGCACGATTGAAGGCCCTCTATACGTTGCTGGATCACCAGAATCCACCTCTTATGCAGAATTAGAGACCGAAATTGAAGCTGATTCAGAACGTCTTTATATGAGTGGTGTAGTACGTGATGAAAAAGGAAATCCAATCCCAGAGGCAAAAGTTGAAATATGGCACTGCAATTTAAAAGGATTATATTCGCATTTTGACTCTTCACAACCTGAATTTAACTTGCGTCGCGCAATCAATGTGGCTGAAGACGGCAAATATGAATTCAAGTCCTTTGTACCTGTTGGATATGCTTGTCCTCCTAATGGTTCTACAGATACATTAATGCAGTTATTAGGTCGCCATGGAGCTCGCCCTGCGCATATTCACTTTTTCGTAACTGCACCAGGTTTCAGAAAATTAACGACTCAAATCAATATTGATGGTGATCCATTATTGTTCGATGATTTTGCATTTGCAACGCGTCCAGAACTGGTACCTCAAATTGAACGAATTTCTGCTGAAGACGCTACCCAATATGGAAAAACTGAAGCTTTCGCAAAAATTAATTTTGATTTCAATATGGTTCGTGAGATCATTACCGCTGCTCCTGGAGAAAACAACAGAAAAAGAGCTGCTTTAGAATCCTAATAAACTAAAGTATTCTGTCAATTAATGGATTTGAACATTACTTTTAAATCCAGATTTTTCACTTTTTTTTAACACCAAAAATTTGAATTGTTATGGTTCGAAGAAAGTGCTTATTGTCTTAAATTTTAACTTATGAATCGAGTAACTTCCGAATATCTAGATAGTCTAGTAATTCACGATAAAGAAAAGGGCATATACCGTCATAATCGGGAATCCTTCACAAATGAAGAATTGTTTGAATTGGAAATGAAATATATTTTCGAAGGCAATTGGGTATACCTTGCGCACGAATCTCAAATTCCAAATATCAATGATTACTACACCACTACGATAGGAAGGCAATCGATAGTCATTACGAAAGATAAGCAAGGAGATTTACATGCTTTGATCAATTCTTGCACACATAAAGGAGCACAATTATGCCGTTATAAAAAAGGAAATAAAGCCTCATTTACATGCCCATTCCACGGTTGGACATTTAATAATGCTGGTAAGTTATTAAAAGTAAAAGATGGGAAATCTGGAGGCTATCCAGAGCAATTCAGCTGTGAAGGTTCTCATGACCTCGTTAAAGTGGCAAAATTTGAGTCCTATAAAGGATTCCTATTCGGATCGTTGAACGCAGAGGTAGTTTCTTTGGAAGAATATTTAGGCGACTCAAAAATAATCATCGACCAAATTGTAGATCAAGCTCCACAAGGTTTAGAAGTATTAAATGGTTCATCATCCTATATCTACAGTGGAAACTGGAAACTGCAGATGGAAAATGGTGCCGACGGTTATCATGTGTCTTCTGTACACTGGAATTATGTCGCTACCATGGGTAGACGTGACTATGAAAACGAAGGAACAAAGGCTGTAGATGCCAACAACTGGTCAAAATCTGTTGCTGGTGTATATGGTTTTGACAACGGCCATATTTTATTATGGACCAACAAATTGAATCCTGAAGTCAGCCCAATATATCAACAAAAGGACCGTCTAATCTCCGAATTTGGCGAAGAGAAAGCTGGTTTCATGGTCAATATGACTCGTAATTTAGGTTTGTATCCAAATGTATTCTTGATGGACCAATTCTCAACACAGATCCGTGTGATTAAACCTATATCCGTCAATGAATCTGAAATTACAATCTATTGCTTCGCTCCCAAAGAAGAGTCTTCAGATGAGCGTGCTATACGTATACGACAATATGAAGATTTTTTCAACGTGACAGGTATGGGAACTCCAGATGATCTAGAAGAATTCCGTTCCTGCCAGATCGCTTACAGTTCTACCGCTTTAAAATACAATGACATGAGCCGCGGTGCTACACATTGGATCTACGGGCAGGATGAGCAAGCTAAAAAAATGGGTATCGAGCCAATCATCTCAGGTATTAAATCCGAAGACGAGGGATTATTTATTACCCAACATGAATTTTGGAAAGATTCACTAAAGGCAGGACTCTCTAAAACTAAACTTGAAGATTAAGAGGATAAATCATGATAAATCACCAAAATATATTAGCTTTTTTATACAAAGAAGCTCGTCATCTAGATGACAAGCAATGGGATGAATGGTTGAAGTGCTATGATATTGACTGTGTTTTTTGGATGCCCGGTTGGGATGATGAAGACGAGCTTACGCAAGATCCACAAACCGAGATTTCACTCATCTACTACCCCAATAAGGGAGGATTAGAAGATCGAGTATTTCGCATCAAAACAGAGCGTTCATCAGCTTCCATGCCAGAACCTCGCACTTGTCACTATATCACGAACGTCGAAATTATAGAAGAAAATCAAGATGAAGTGAAGATCCGTTTTAACTGGAATACACTATCCTTCCGTTATAAAACTACGGATACTTATTTCGGACTTAGTTTTTATACCCTAAAAAAGAACGATGATTCCTTTTTGATTTCCAATAAAAAGGTCATCATTAAGAACGATTATATCCGTCAAGTTTTAGATATATATCACATTTAAAACAATTATTATGGCAAAAGTTGCATTAAATTTTGAAGACGGCATAACCCGTTTTATTGAAACTGCTGGCTATGAAACGATAGCCGAGGCCTCCTACCGAGTAGGAATCAATATCCCTTTAGACTGTGCAGATGGTGCATGTGGTACCTGCAAATGCTTATCCAGATCTGGAACATTTGATGCTGGAGATTACATTGATGAAGCATTAACGGACGAAGAAGCTGAACTAGGTTACGGATTAGCTTGTCAAATGCGTCCACAATCGGACATGGTAGTCGATATATTAGCCAGTTCAACAGCCTGTAAAGTAGAGGTTACAACTTATGAAACTGAGATTACAGAACTCGTATTCTTGTCTTCAGAAATTGTCCAACTGAAAACCAAGATCAAAGATGGTACCGTCATTACTTTCTTACCAGGACAGTATGCCAACATCCTAGTTCCTGGTTCATCAGAGACACGCTCCTATTCTTTCTCATCATTGTCAGATACAGATGAAATGGAATTCATCATTCGACTTATTCCCAACACAGGTTTGATGAGCGATTACTTGAGACAGGCAAAAGTTGGGGAAACATTAAGTATTACGGGTCCTTTAGGAAGTTTTTATAGTAGAGATATCACAGCTCCGACATTATTCTTTGCTGGCGGTACAGGCATCGCTCCCTTTATTGCGATGTTAGAGAAACTAAATAAAGAAGTCAATAACACGGTCATAAAATTATTTTATGGCGCGACTACTGCTGAAAACATAGTGGAGCTACAGCGTATTCAAAGCTTTGAAAACCTACAAGTGTTAACCTATCCTTGTGTTTCCAATGAGGTGTCTGACACCTTCGCTTCAGGTTTTGTGACACAATGGGTGAATAAAGAGGAGTTAAAAGAAGATAGTTACGACATCTATATTTGTGGACCAAATGCTATGGTAGAAGCTGTAAAAACTACCCTAGAGCAGCAACAAATTACTTTTAAAAATTTTTATACTGAGAAATTCATTCCAACGGGAACACTTACTGTATAATTTTTTAAGCATATGATTTTTCAAGATAGATTTAAAAATAAAGTTATCATCGTTACTGGTGCTGCCCAAGGTATTGGCAAAGGTGTCGCCGAGCGGGTAGCACAAGAAGGAGCAAAAACGATCTTGGTAGATCGTTCAGAAAAAGTACTCGAGCTGACAAAAAATTTAACTGATAACGGATTTGATGTTATAGCAGTTCAAGCGGATTTGGAAACTTTCCAAGGATTCGAAGAAGTATCTACACAAGCGATCCAAGCTTTTGGAAAAATCGATATTCTGATTAATAATGTAGGTGGCACCATTTGGGCAAAACCGTTCGAACATTATCAAGAAGAAGAAATCATCAAAGAAGTCAACCGCTCGCTGTTTCCTACCTTATGGGGGTGTAGAAGCGTGCTACCGCACATGATAACAAATGGCGGAGGCGTAATAGTCAATGTTTCCTCTGTCGCAACACGTTCCGTAAACCGAGTGCCATATGCTGCTGCTAAAGGTGGTGTAAATGCAATTACTGCTTCTTTAGCATTTGAACAAGCGGCCAATAATATCCGTATAGTCGGAGTTGCTCCCGGTGGCACTGAAGCTCCAGAGCGCCACATACCAAGGAATGAAAACCCGCTATCGGCAAATGAAAAAATATGGTACCAACAGATCGTCGATCAAACCATCTCCTCTTCATTACAAAAAAAATATGGGACTATTGATGATCAGGTTGCTACGATCCTCTTTATGGCTTCGGACGAAGCTAAATATATCACTGGAGTGACCATCCCTGTTGCTGGTGGAGACCTAGGATAATATAAATTAATGATTTAAAATACAAAAATGCCAAATATTCAATTTTCAAACTTCACTTGTCACTATCAGTTTGACAACTTCGGACATGAAAAGACATTGGTCCTTTCCAACTCCCTGGGAACCAACCTCCACATGTGGGAAGATAATATTGATGTATTAAGCCATCACTTTAATATACTGCGGTACGACAAAAGAGGTCATGGGGCCAGTTCGATTCATCAAAACAAGGTTTCAATTGCAGATTTAGGAAATGACGTCATCGAATTATTAGATTATTTAAAATTAGATCATGTTTACTTTTGTGGACTCTCCATAGGTGGTTTAACAGGACAATGGCTAGGTATACATCATCCTGCACGTTTTAATAAAATAATCATCAGCAATACAGCCGCAAAAATCGGAAACGAAGAAGGTTGGAATACACGCGTAAAACAAGTTACTGAACATGGACTACAAAGTATTTTAACAGGAACAGCTGAACGCTGGTTCACCGCAACATATCGAGCAAAAGAACCACAAAAAGTGCACGAAATCCTACAAAATTTTGAGTCGAATACCTTACAAGGATATACCGCCTGCTGTTATGCCGTTGCACAAGCTGACTTTAGAGAACAGCTTCATTTGCTTGAAGTACCTACGTTGATTATAGCAGGTACAGCAGATGAGGTAACGACTCTGACTGACGGCAAATTTATGCAAAAACGGATTCCTAATGCAAGCTTAGTGACACTGGACGCGGCTCACTTATCCAATATGGAGCACCCCGAAGAATTTGCGAAGCATATTATACATTTCACACAACATTAAATAAAACAACATGAAATCCATACCACAAATATCCTTACATGAAGCTGCTGCCATGGTAAAAGATAATGATATCTTATTACAAGGTGGTTTCGGGATGACTGGAAATCCGGTACATCTCATGCATGCTTTAGCGGAGACCAATACGAAGAATCTTACCTTCATTGGAAATAACGTAGGTGAGGTAGGAATTGGAGGCGGTCGCCTTTTACGAAACGGTCAATTAAAAAAAATGATCGGTTCATTTTTTACATCAAATCCTGAGGCTGTAAAAGCAGCGCAAGATGGTGTTGTAGCATATGAATTATTACCACAGGGTACTTTAGCCGAAGCAATTCGTGCCGGTGGTGCTGGCATCGGAGGCTTCTTTACCCCCACCTCAGCAGGGACTGCCCTCGCGGAAGGTCGAGAAACAAAGATCTTAAATGATGTAGAGCAGGTTTTTATTCCAAGCATACGTGGTAATGTGGCATTTATCCGCGCTTGGAAAGCAGATACAGCAGGAAATCTTCAATACCGAATGACAGAGCAAAACTTCAACAGAGCGATGGCCACTGCCGCAGATTTAGTAATTGCAGAAGTGGAAGAAATTGTAGCCGTAGGAGAAATAGCACCAGAATACATCCATACACCAGGTTCTTTTGTCGATTATCTCGTACAAGC
It includes:
- a CDS encoding muconolactone Delta-isomerase family protein, encoding MVYVVEMDVKIPETWSEEKISDYITREKACSQGHQNSGKWVYLWRVAGKYSNISVLDVESPDELHSIISSLPLFPYMTIKITSICKHPNALKDTLI
- a CDS encoding dioxygenase translates to MKRIDQKIIDQTLALIQSSENENAGNERVKTIVNRLLKDLFNAMADLDITSEEMWKACDWLTQTGKNNEYGLVYAGLGIEKFIDVMMDWEDEQAGIENITPRTIEGPLYVAGSPESTSYAELETEIEADSERLYMSGVVRDEKGNPIPEAKVEIWHCNLKGLYSHFDSSQPEFNLRRAINVAEDGKYEFKSFVPVGYACPPNGSTDTLMQLLGRHGARPAHIHFFVTAPGFRKLTTQINIDGDPLLFDDFAFATRPELVPQIERISAEDATQYGKTEAFAKINFDFNMVREIITAAPGENNRKRAALES
- a CDS encoding Rieske 2Fe-2S domain-containing protein, which produces MNRVTSEYLDSLVIHDKEKGIYRHNRESFTNEELFELEMKYIFEGNWVYLAHESQIPNINDYYTTTIGRQSIVITKDKQGDLHALINSCTHKGAQLCRYKKGNKASFTCPFHGWTFNNAGKLLKVKDGKSGGYPEQFSCEGSHDLVKVAKFESYKGFLFGSLNAEVVSLEEYLGDSKIIIDQIVDQAPQGLEVLNGSSSYIYSGNWKLQMENGADGYHVSSVHWNYVATMGRRDYENEGTKAVDANNWSKSVAGVYGFDNGHILLWTNKLNPEVSPIYQQKDRLISEFGEEKAGFMVNMTRNLGLYPNVFLMDQFSTQIRVIKPISVNESEITIYCFAPKEESSDERAIRIRQYEDFFNVTGMGTPDDLEEFRSCQIAYSSTALKYNDMSRGATHWIYGQDEQAKKMGIEPIISGIKSEDEGLFITQHEFWKDSLKAGLSKTKLED
- the benB gene encoding benzoate 1,2-dioxygenase small subunit — protein: MINHQNILAFLYKEARHLDDKQWDEWLKCYDIDCVFWMPGWDDEDELTQDPQTEISLIYYPNKGGLEDRVFRIKTERSSASMPEPRTCHYITNVEIIEENQDEVKIRFNWNTLSFRYKTTDTYFGLSFYTLKKNDDSFLISNKKVIIKNDYIRQVLDIYHI
- the benC gene encoding benzoate 1,2-dioxygenase electron transfer component BenC, which translates into the protein MAKVALNFEDGITRFIETAGYETIAEASYRVGINIPLDCADGACGTCKCLSRSGTFDAGDYIDEALTDEEAELGYGLACQMRPQSDMVVDILASSTACKVEVTTYETEITELVFLSSEIVQLKTKIKDGTVITFLPGQYANILVPGSSETRSYSFSSLSDTDEMEFIIRLIPNTGLMSDYLRQAKVGETLSITGPLGSFYSRDITAPTLFFAGGTGIAPFIAMLEKLNKEVNNTVIKLFYGATTAENIVELQRIQSFENLQVLTYPCVSNEVSDTFASGFVTQWVNKEELKEDSYDIYICGPNAMVEAVKTTLEQQQITFKNFYTEKFIPTGTLTV
- a CDS encoding 1,6-dihydroxycyclohexa-2,4-diene-1-carboxylate dehydrogenase translates to MIFQDRFKNKVIIVTGAAQGIGKGVAERVAQEGAKTILVDRSEKVLELTKNLTDNGFDVIAVQADLETFQGFEEVSTQAIQAFGKIDILINNVGGTIWAKPFEHYQEEEIIKEVNRSLFPTLWGCRSVLPHMITNGGGVIVNVSSVATRSVNRVPYAAAKGGVNAITASLAFEQAANNIRIVGVAPGGTEAPERHIPRNENPLSANEKIWYQQIVDQTISSSLQKKYGTIDDQVATILFMASDEAKYITGVTIPVAGGDLG
- the pcaD gene encoding 3-oxoadipate enol-lactonase; this encodes MPNIQFSNFTCHYQFDNFGHEKTLVLSNSLGTNLHMWEDNIDVLSHHFNILRYDKRGHGASSIHQNKVSIADLGNDVIELLDYLKLDHVYFCGLSIGGLTGQWLGIHHPARFNKIIISNTAAKIGNEEGWNTRVKQVTEHGLQSILTGTAERWFTATYRAKEPQKVHEILQNFESNTLQGYTACCYAVAQADFREQLHLLEVPTLIIAGTADEVTTLTDGKFMQKRIPNASLVTLDAAHLSNMEHPEEFAKHIIHFTQH